A genomic segment from Colletotrichum higginsianum IMI 349063 chromosome 5, whole genome shotgun sequence encodes:
- a CDS encoding Branched-chain amino acid translates to MHEKSSVTCEFLDARHAIGRMSNSLQDQIVELQGRLDSLSQDSSNQHATTLEPGRFDNIRKEAEEIGVLAIGIPHSHSERIYMGSATGSTFARIFFKQIDLEQPYSISRSTRGDFAILDQDFIRRNAALPPQPVAVFLLHTYISHIHIWWPFVSLPFLRSSFSHIYEDPTRCTAYQRFLVLLVLALASATRSDNQEYRRMMDLNSPADYFQTGLRFFFNFHNHPRDIQSLHAVLLLSLWVLDSNVRSHGDDLWHLSRYAMSAAIEMGLHRRSVVAGDFSSDDREVRNRTWWCVYSLERQVAVITGRVLSVRDHAIDAPKPSISSLDELTAAEAQVTPIVHRLNVKIFNHLVRLRQIGGRILESVYIARAPDGRAARTTFQQICSEIKEVQKELEDWKREMTLLDFKGTREYSEMKVDYGLLLLLMYRPSPTFMIPSREMVETCSRAVSGTVRQWVKLEFHYGITAVCRCFRHVHSILMVGLAGLYCDWHVKAMSRNPDSTLLHSHGSDVAACIELIERGIGRMKEEKLMKYRDLLQAARIKVYGPTTWPLPSGQTQMTDASSAPHVSSSDTLGAIPSDNLQYPMSFLGEGLETYMSQVTGYFDNTQLGLDEGLTAWFDAFMNEIQHSQNGA, encoded by the exons ATGCACGAAAAGTCAAG TGTGACCTGCGAGTTCCTCGATGCTCGACATGCCATCGGCAGAATGAGCAAT AGCCTGCAAGACCAGATCGTCGAGCTCCAAGGCAGGCTCGATAGCCTTTCTCAAGACTCCTCCAATCAACATGCAACAACATTGGAGCCGGGTCGGTTTGACAATATCCGCAAAGAAGCCGAAGAAATCGGTGTTCTCGCTATCGGAATCCCTCATAGTCACTCTGAGAGGATATACA TGGGCAGTGCCACTGGCTCAACATTTGCCCGTATTTTCTTCAAGCAGATCGATCTTGAACAGCCCTATTCGATATCTCGCTCCACCCGGGGGGATTTCGCTATTCTAGATCAAGATTTTATTCGAAGAAATGCAGCCCTGCCGCCACAACCGGTCGCAGTGTTTCTCCTGCACACATACATCAGCCACATTCACATTTGGTGGCCATTCGTTTCACTTCCCTTCCTGAGGAGTAGCTTTTCACACATATATGAAGACCCAACACGATGCACTGCATACCAAAGGTTCTTGGTTCTCCTGGTTCTGGCTTTGGCCTCTGCCACCCGCTCCGACAATCAAGAATATCGTAGGATGATGGACCTGAACAGCCCAGCCGACTACTTCCAAACAGGactgcgcttcttcttcaacttcCACAACCATCCGAGAGATATTCAGAGCCTCCACGCCGTACTGTTGCTGAGCTTATGGGTGCTGGACTCGAATGTCAGGAGCCATGGCGACGACCTTTGGCACCTGAGCCGCTACGCCATGTCAGCAGCAATAGAAATGGGGCTTCATCGTCGTTCCGTTGTTGCTGGAGACTTTAGTTCCGATGATCGTGAGGTCCGTAATCGCACTTGGTGGTGCGTATACAGCCTCGAAAGACAGGTTGCCGTGATCACCGGGCGAGTGCTATCGGTTCGAGACCACGCGATTGATGCACCGAAACCGTCAATTAGCAGTCTGGATGAACTTACAGCCGCTGAAGCTCAGGTAACACCCATAGTACATCGACTCAATGTCAAAATCTTTAATCATCTGGTAAGACTACGCCAGATAGGCGGCCGTATACTCGAATCTGTCTACATCGCCAGGGCCCCCGACGGACGAGCAGCTAGGACCACGTTCCAGCAAATATGCAGCGAAATCAAAGAGGTTCAAAAAGAGTTGGAAGACTGGAAGCGGGAGATGACCCTCCTTGACTTCAAGGGCACGCGAGAGTACTCCGAGATGAAAGTCGATTATGGTCTTCTTCTGCTACTCATGTACCGACCATCTCCCACTTTTATGATTCCCTCCAGGGAGATGGTTGAAACATGCTCTCGCGCTGTATCCGGCACCGTCCGTCAATGGGTAAAGTTGGAGTTCCACTATGGCATCACAGCCGTCTGTCGATGCTTCCGCCATGTGCATTCGATCTTGATGGTAGGACTGGCAGGCTTATATTGCGATTG GCATGTAAAAGCGATGAGTCGCAACCCCGACTCCACCCTTCTTCACTCTCATGGAAGCGATGTAGCCGCATGCATTGAACTCATCGAGCGCGGTATCGGCCGCATGAAGGAAGAAAAACTGATGAAATATCGCGATCTTCTCCAAGCAGCGCGGATCAAGGTGTATGGGCCGACAACCTGGCCACTTCCAAGCGGACAGACTCAGATGACAGATGCCTCATCTGCACCACATGTCAGCTCATCTGACACGCTGGGAGCTATTCCTTCGGACAATCTGCAATATCCCATGTCGTTTCTGGGCGAAGGGCTGGAAACCTACATGAGCCAAGTGACAGGATATTTCGACAACACTCAGCTTGGTCTGGATGAAGGCCTGACTGCCTGGTTCGATGCATTCATGAACGAAATTCAGCACAGCCAGAACGGGGCTTAG
- a CDS encoding Calcineurin-like phosphoesterase encodes MAAPRPYNNSNNPGYMPNGASSIPPGAAPLLPNQGRVIQTGPIRVLCIADVRGNLTSLNDLARQARADHIIHTGDFGFYDDTSLERIAEKTLKHVAQYSPLISEPVKKAIQQGGPGPVKSRFPANELPLSELPLLLSGEIKLDVPVYTVWGACEDVRVLEKFRSGEYKVQNLHIIDEARSMLLELGGVKLRLLGLGGAVVMHKLFDNGEGRTTIAGGQGTMWTTLLQMGELVDTAHRVYDPTETRVFITHASPAREGILNQLSVTLKADFSISAGLHFRYGSSYNEFSVNPTLDHYRGKLAASKASFNDVWETVKNEVEPAISQNEAQQNLLKNALQIVEKMPTTAAGGNPFGGPVAGQAQLGQVDESAFKNMWNFNLADAAFGWLVLEIQDGRIGTEMRAQGFNFSHRGAKAAAPVPSGPSGAGNLPAPAPPSTQTTAPPPTSRQPSSQAPPKPAVATPLPPTKPATPQPAATPAPPAVPAKDERPAPANGSAHGPDPVSSPAPKTPAQDIIGLFIMNVSSDEQTRELFDGEHRNNILKIEKWGNSNKVVQFKTVEDRDAALNSLPEDLKTRAQEDRSRPLVKVFQHRESKFQPRGGAGNWGSSRGGGNSANTGSGYRSAGGASDSESTRRGGRGGGRGGRGGERGRGRGRGGLKGEGGASPAPGPATPAE; translated from the exons ATGGCTGCC CCGCGCCCAtacaacaacagcaacaacccAGGCTACATGCCTAATGGAGCTTCCTCGATCCCTCCTGGAGCCGCACCGCTCCTCCCCAACCAGGGACGTGTTATCCAGACTGGCCCCATCCGAGTTCTGTGCATAGCTGATGTTCGAG GAAATCTCACATCCTTGAACGATCTGGCGAGACAAGCACGAGCCGACCACATCATCCACACTGGCGACTTTGGCTTCTACGACGACACCTCCCTGGAGCGAATCGCAGAAAA GACCCTCAAGCATGTTGCCCAGTACTCTCCCCTGATCTCCGAGCCCGTCAAGAAGGCGATCCAGCAGGGCGGCCCCGGACCCGTCAAGAGCCGATTCCCCGCAAACGAGCTCCCCCTTTCCGAACTTCCTCTACTCCTGAGCGGCGAGATCAAGCTTGATGTTCCCGTATACACTGTCTGGGGTGCTTGCGAAGATGTCCGCGTTCTCGAGAAGTTCCGATCCGGAGAGTATAAAGTACAGAACCTGCATATTATCGACGAGGCCCGTTCGATGCTCCTTGAGCTCGGTGGAGTGAAGCTGCgcctcctgggcctcggcggcgccgttgtcATGCACAAGCTCTTTGACAATGGCGAGGGTAGAACCACAATTGCCGGAGGCCAGGGAACCATGTGGACCACCCTCCTGCAGATGGGCGAACTCGTCGACACTGCCCACCGAGTCTACGATCCTACCGAAACTCGCGTCTTCATCACCCACGCTTCTCCCGCACGCGAGGGTATCCTGAACCAGCTCTCCGTCACCCTCAAGGCCGACTTCTCCATTTCTGCAGGACTTCACTTCCGCTACGGCAGCTCCTACAACGAGTTCAGCGTAAACCCCACTCTCGATCACTACCGCGGTaagctcgccgcctccaaggcGTCTTTCAACGACGTCTGGGAGACTGTCAAGAACGAGGTTGAGCCTGCAATCTCCCAAAACGAGGCGCAACAGAACCTGCTCAAGAACGCTCTCCAGATCGTCGAGAAGATGCCTACCACTGCCGCCGGCGGTAACCCCTTCGGCGGTCCTGTTGCCGGCCAGGCGCAGCTCGGTCAGGTTGACGAGAGTGCCTTCAAGAACATGTGGAACTTCAACCTGGCAGATGCCGCATTTGGCTGGTTGGTGCTCGAGATCCAGGACGGTCGCATTGGAACCGAGATGCGCGCTCAGGGCTTCAACTTCTCACATAGAGGCGCCAAGGCTGCCGCGCCTGTTCCCTCGGGACCCTCTGGCGCTGGCAACTTGCCCGCCCCGgcaccgccctcgacgcAGACCACGGCTCCCCCGCCTACCAGCAGACAGCCCTCATCGCAAGCACCCCCCAAGCCTGCCGTTGCAACACCTCTGCCGCCTACTAAGCCTGCGACGCCTCAGCCTGCTGCCACTCCTGCGCCGCCCGCCGTGCCCGCCAAGGACGAGCGTCCTGCTCCCGCTAACGGTTCGGCCCATGGTCCAGACCCTGTCTCCTCACCTGCCCCCAAGACGCCTGCTCAAGATATAATTGGTCTGTTCATTATGAATGTCAGTTCCGACGAGCAGACGCGCGAGCTTTTTGACGGCGAGCACAGAAACAACATCCTGAAAATCGAGAAGTGGGGTAACTCGAACAAGGTTGTCCAGTTCAAGACCGTCGAGGACCGCGACGCCGCTCTCAACAGCCTGCCCGAGGACCTCAAGACCCGTGCGCAAGAGGACCGGTCCCGCCCCCTAGTTAAGGTCTTCCAGCACCGTGAGAGCAAGTTTCAGCCCCGCGGTGGTGCTGGCAACTGGGGAAGCAGCAGAGGTGGAGGCAACTCGGCAAACACGGGCAGCGGCTACCGTAGCGCAGGTGGCGCCAGTGACTCTGAGAGCACCCGCCGtggtggccgtggtggtggccgcGGCGGTCGCGGAGGTGAGCGGGgacgtggccgtggccgaggtggACTCAAGGGCGAAGGTGGTGCCTCGCCTGCTCCTGGCCCCGCCACTCCAGCGGAGTAG
- a CDS encoding Dehydrogenase E1 component — protein MRSSRIIRRAPRCGAVPRAGGTATAAFISPPTTTTASRSQSRRAASSLSQRPNANHVSFPGAVKSAFTSTLKFETPGDYPAVPTYRVVDQDGAIVDDAFVPDLGEEGIVKLYKDMVFISVMDLIMFDAQRQGRLSFYMVSAGEEALSVGSASVLTPEDVIFCQYREQGVFKQRGFTSGDFMNQLFANSKDPGKGRNMPVHYGSKELNIHTISSPLATQLPQASGAAYALKMQRMQDPSIPPRVVAAYFGEGAASEGDFHAALNIAATRSCPVIFICRNNGYAISTPTLEQYRGDGIASRGLGYGIDTIRVDGNDIWAVREATKRARGMALENGGRPILIEAMTYRVSHHSTSDDSFAYRARVEVEDWKRRDNPITRLRKYMEARGMWDEGKEKECRESTRREVLKAFKEAEMEKKPPIRGMFEDVYEELTPDLKQQMAQLREHLDKYPEEYEVSEFEGGKDSLKS, from the exons ATGAGGTCGTCAAGAATCATCCGCCGTGCGCCCCGTTGCGGGGCTGTCCCTAGAGCCGGCGGCACCGCGACGGCTGCCTTCATATCaccgccgacaacgacgacggcctcccGATCCCAATCCCGCCGAGCAGCGAGCAGCCTCTCCCAACGGCCCAACGCGAACCACGTCTCCTTTCCGGGGGCCGTGAAGAGCGCCTTCACAAGCACTCTCAAGTTCGAGACACCCGGCGACTACCCCGCCGTGCCGACTTaccgcgtcgtcgaccaggacggcgccatcgtcgacgatgccttCGTGCCCGAtctgggcgaggagggcatcgtcaAGCTCTACAAAGACATGGTTTTCATCTCGGTCATGGACCTCATCATGTTCGATGCCCAGCGCCAGGGCCGGCTGAGCTTCTATATGGTCtcggcgggcgaggaggcgctGAGCGTCGGCTCGGCGAGCGTGCTGACACCCGAGGATGTCATCTTTTGCCAGTACCGTGAGCAGGGCGTGTTCAAGCAACGCGGGTTCACCTCAGGGGACTTTATGAACCAGCTGTTTGCCAATTCCAAGGACCCGGGCAAGGGGAGGAACATGCCTGTGCACTACGGCAGCAAGGAGTTGAACATT CACACCATATCCTCACCTTTGGCGACGCAGCTGCCGCAAGCTTCGGGAGCGGCCTACGCTCTGAAGATGCAGCGGATGCAGGACCCGTCCATCCCCCCGCGAGTGGTCGCGGCCTAttttggcgagggcgcggccAGCGAAGGCGACTTCCACGCAGCGCTGAACatcgcggcgacgaggtcctgccccgtcatcttcatctgCAGAAACAACGGCTACGCcatctcgacgccgacgctgGAGCAGTACCGGGGCGACGGCATTGCCAGCCGTGGTCTCGGGTATGGCATCGACACCATCCGAGTGGACGGGAACGACATCTGGGCGGTCCGGGAGGCGACCAAGAGGGCGCGCGGGATGGCTCTCGAGAATGGGGGCAGGCCCATCCTGATCGAGGCCATGACCTACCGGGTGAGCCATCACAGCACGTCGGACGACTCATTCGCGTACCGCGCCagggtcgaggtcgaggactGGAAGCGTAGAGACAACCCTATCACGCGGCTTCGCAAATACATGGAGGCCAGGGGCATGTGGGACGAGGGCAAAGAGAAGGAATGTCGAGAGTCGACGAGGCGGGAGGTGCTAAAAGCgttcaaggaggccgagatggagaagaagccgccgaTCCGGGGCATGTTTGAGGATGTCTACGAAGAGCTGACACCGGATCTGAAGCAGCAGATGGCGCAGCTGCGCGAGCACCTGGATAAATACCCGGAGGAGTACGAGGTGAGCGAATTCGAGGGGGGCAAGGATAGCCTGAAGTCGTAG
- a CDS encoding Ubiquinone/menaquinone biosynthesis methyltransferase, giving the protein MATRRALRSSWSVRSLSDQISTPHSPVSRPFAIASRSINTSSDSSVDSKTTHFGFKTVPESEKADRVAGVFHNVADSYDRMNDLMSFGWHRVWKDHFVSGLQPGLSASNPPTPQHILDIAGGTGDIAFRMLHTAHNLNNNPDVRVTISDINPSMLAVGRDRSKALPASQQAAISWLEANAEKLPEGAIKDNSIDLYTVSFGIRNFTNIPAALREAYRVLKPGGVFACLEFSKADNYPLFNAVYKRWSFSAIPLIGQLVAGDRDSYQYLVESIERFPSQEEFRDMIKDAGFVVSGDGYENLTGGVAAIHKGMKPVA; this is encoded by the exons ATGGCGACACGACGCGCCCTCCGCTCCTCATGGAGCGTGCGATCCCTCTCGGACCAGATCAGCACACCACACTCTCCCGTCTCTCGCCCCTTTGCGATCGCCTCCCGATCCATCAACACCTCGTCCGACTCCTCCGTCGACAGCAAGACGACACATTTTGGCTTCAAGACTGTCCCCGAATCCGAGAAGGCCGATCGCGTTGCCGGCGTCTTCCACAATGTTGCCGACTCATATGATCGCATGAACGACCTCATGTCTTTTGGCTGGCACAGAGTATGGAA GGACCATTTCGTCTCTGGCCTCCAGCCAGGCCTGTCAGCCTCCAACCCCCCGACGCCTCAACACATCCTCGATATTGCCGGTGGCACTGGCGACATCGCCTTCCGCATGCTTCATACGGCGCATAACCTGAACAACAATCCCGATGTCCGCGTCACCATTTCCGATATCAACCCCTCTATGTTGGCCGTCGGCCGCGACCGCTCAAAGGCCCTGCCCGCCTCTCAGCAAGCCGCCATTTCTTGGCTCGAGGCGAACGCCGAGAAACTCCCAGAGGGCGCCATCAAGGATAACTCGATCGACCTGTACACTGTCTCCTTTGGCATCCGCAACTTCACCAACATCCCCGCCGCCCTGCGTGAAGCCTACCGCGTGCTCAAGCCCGGCGGTGTCTTTGCCTGTCTCGAGTTCAGCAAAGCGGACAACTACCCGCTATTCAACGCCGTCTACAAGCGCTGGTCTTTCAGCGCTATCCCCTTGATCGGTCAGCTTGTCGCTGGTGACAGGGACAGCTATCAGTACCTCGTCGAGAGTATCGAGCGCTTCCCTAGCCAGGAAGAGTTCAGGGACATGATCAAGGACGCCGGCTTTGTGGTTTCCGGCGACGGTTATGAGAACCTCACCGGTGGCGTTGCGGCCATCCACAAGGGTATGAAGCCTGTTGCTTAA
- a CDS encoding Aminotransferase class IV gives MINVGKLEVQCELRFSCLDHKQSFRRLTDHRLPNLEVIMSQSQHKAQPATSHTSVVNTKNASILVGIRDGVTRDFRLVHRNQAVVSVFDSSFLIGDGIWEGIRAVRGRIQFAKEHINRLFQSAKAMYMDLGLTKGDLLSLIHQTIDANDMGNEPHVHIRLVVSRGLKSTPYQNPHVNIGLPLIVIIPEIKAVDPTAKSRGLRLGTTWVRRGPPDVKDEQWNHISKATDVQACVSANVMGVDEALMLDLRGFVKTCNSVNFFIVRGDEVWAPTKDNQMQGITRQKTIDVCRAHGIKVRELDFALTEVYGADEAFCTGTFPSQIHVTEVDGRRIGDGKRGALTEAIQTLYAAEVERDVSRTREQILAELEQTRDLSVLDGLKSKL, from the exons ATGATAAATGTCGGGAAACTTGAGGTCCAGTGCGAGTTGCGTTTTTCATGCCTGGACCACAAGCAAAGCTTTCGCCGACTTACAGACCATCGCCTGCCAAATTTAGAAGTAATCATGTCTCAGTCTCAACATAAGGCTCAGCCGGCCACGAGCCATACATCTGTTGTCAATACCAAAAACGCTTCTATCTTG GTCGGTATCCGCGATGGCGTGACACGAGACTTCCGGCTAGTTCACAGAAACCAGGCTGTGGTTTCGGTCTTCGACTCAAGCTTCCTCATTGGCGATGGAATATGG GAAGGAATTCGTGCCGTCAGAGGCCGCATTCAATTCGCCAAGGAACACATTAACCGGCTGTTCCAGTCCGCGAAGGCTATGTACATGGACTTGGGTCTGACAAAAGGAGATCTCTTGTCACTAATCCATCAAACCATTGACGCCAACGATATGGGCAACGAGCCCCACGTTCATATTCGCCTGGTAGTAAGCAGAGGGCTGAAGTCAACGCCGTACCAGAACCCACACGTCAACATTGGCTTGCCACTCATCGTTATCATCCCTGAGATCAAGGCGGTCGACCCAACAGCGAAGTCTCGCGGCCTGCGCCTAGGCACCACCTGGGTTCGCCGCGGCCCGCCGGATGTCAAAGATGAGCAGTGGAACCACATTTCCAAGGCCACAGACGTTCAAGCTTGCGTGAGCGCCAATGTCATGGGTGTAGATGAGGCGCTGATGTTGGACTTGAGAGGGTTTGTAAAGACGTGCAACTCAGTCAACTTCTTTATTgtccgcggcgacgaggtgtgggcgccgacgaaggACAATCAGATGCAGGGCATCACGCGTCAGAAGACCATCGATGTCTGCCGCGCTCACGGCATCAAGGTCCGAGAGCTCGATTTTGCGCTCACCGAAGTGTACGGGGCGGACGAGGCTTTCTGCACCGGGACATTTCCGTCACAGATTCACGTCACGGAAGTCGACGGACGTAGAATTGGTGACGGGAAGAGGGGAGCTCTTACGGAGGCGATTCAGACGTTGTACGCTGCCGAGGTTGAGCGGGATGTGTCGAGGACAAGAGAGCAGATTCTGGCGGAACTTGAACAAACCCGAGACCTGAGTGTCTTGGATGGCTTGAAGTCAAAGCTTTGA
- a CDS encoding Major facilitator superfamily transporter: MDPKPVAVDSSSTVKANVKDVRDGVGQDDETVAPTPAQNRRLRMKTDLVVLPCAVISMTLAFLDKASFAAIFGLRQDTNLKGQEYSWLGSIFYFGYLAMELPSLWLITKVPIGKFIGTCLVLWGAAICLMSACHNFAGLATIRVLLGIFEAALLPCMLVLNSTWYRREEQPLRTALWHNTFAGVFGGILSYAIGNIKGSLSTWKYIFIIYGAVTIVTGFVVLFALPDSPQTAWFFNEEEKKQVIVRLAENQTGVDTNKKFDAAQILEALKDPKCWCVWACGIGYAIANAGITNFNPLIIAGYGFSQTKTVLMATPQAAVAMVAGAALTTISLFVQNLRCLFWILSALVGLAGAVMVHTLDVNAQRDASLAGVYIMGFYNVPWVFMLSLNSSNTAGATKKSFMGVTVAVCYAIGNIIGPQLFLSSQAPRYPLGISAMMFAFALMAASGLVYYLLCVSENKRRNAKYGVPEDMLQAGLEQEKGDNTDWENKAFRYTY, from the exons ATGGATCCCAAACCCGTCGCTGTTGACAGCAGCTCGACCGTCAAGGCGAATGTCAAAGACGTCCGAGATGGAGTCGGACAGGACGACGAGACTGTTGCGCCGACGCCCGCCCAGAACCGGCGCTTGCGGATGAAGACGGACCTTGTGGTCTTGCCATGCGCCGTGATCAGCATGACGCTGGccttcctcgacaaggcAA GCTTCGCCGCAATCTTTGGCCTGAGACAAGACACCAACCTCAAGGGCCAAGAGTATTCCTGGCTCGGCAGCATTTTCTACTTTGGCTACCTCGCCATGGAGCTGCCCTCCCTCTGGCTTATCACAAAAGTGCCCATTGGGAAGTTTATCGGCACCTGTCTCGTACTCTGGGGCGCCGCCATCTGCCTCATGTCGGCGTGTCACAACTTCGCCGGCCTTGCGACGATCCGCGTCCTCCTGGGCATTTTCGAGGCCGCCCTGCTTCCGTGCATGCTGGTCCTCAACTCGACCTGGTACCGCCGCGAGGAGCAGCCTCTCCGCACTGCGCTGTGGCACAACACCTTCGCGGGCGTCTTTGGCGGTATCCTCTCCTACGCCATTGGGAACATCAAGGGGTCGCTGTCGACGTGGAAGTACATCTTCATCATTTACGGCGCCGTCACGATCGTGACGGGGTTCGTTGTGCTCTTCGCTCTACCCGACTCACCGCAGACCGCGTGGTTCTTCaatgaggaggagaagaagcaggtcATCGTCCGGCTCGCCGAGAACCAGACGGGTGTCGACACCAACAAGAAGTTCGACGCGGCCcagatcctcgaggccctgaAAGATCCCAAGTGTTGGTGCGTCTGGGCATGCGGCATCGGCTACGCCATCGCCAATGCCGGCATCACCAACTTCAACCCGCTCATCATCGCGGGGTACGGCTTCAGCCAGACGAAGACTGTGCTCATGGCCACACCGCAGGCAGCGGTCGCCATGGTTGCCGGCGCAGCGCTCACGACCATCTCCCTTTTCGTGCAGAACCTGCGGTGTCTGTTTTGGATCCTATCGGCGCTGGTCGGGCTCGCGGGCGCGGTGATGGTGCACACGCTCGACGTGAACGCTCAGCGGGACGCGTCACTGGCTGGCGTGTACATTATGGGTTTCTATAATGTGCCGTGGGTGTTTATGTTGAGTCTGAACTCGTCCAACACGGCCGGAGCAACAAAGAAGAGCTTTATGGGCGTCACCGTTGCCGTTTGTTATG CAATTGGCAACATCATTGGGCCGCAGCTTTTTCTATCTAGTCAGGCGCCGAGATATCCTCTGGGAATCAGCGCCATGATGTTCGCGTTCGCGCTAATGGCTGCGTCTGGATTGGTGTACTACCTGCTGTGCGTGAGTGAGAACAAGCGCCGCAACGCCAAGTATGGCGTTCCGGAAGATATGCTCCAGGCTGGCCTTGAGCAGGAAAAGGGGGACAACACGGACTGGGAGAACAAGGCCTTCCGATATACCTACTAA